The genomic segment GGCAAGCATTTCCTTTACCTGCAATGTCTTGAGAATGGCTTCCGGCAGCATATCCTCCCGTACAGCAAAATACCGCTGCGTCACTTCCGTCCCCCCTAAAAAGACATTTGTTCTTCTATAAAGGACATTATAGCGGAATCATAAGGCTGGGGCAATAGGTTTAAATGATAATCCGCTTTTAAACGGGAATAGTATTCAAAAAAAAACGTTCCCTGCAAAGGCAAGCTTCGCAGGGAACGGATTCAATTACTTATAACGGGCCGTTATCGCGGCAAAGCGTCTGGCGCGCATGCAGCGCGGCCTACTGCTCTGTCCAACTTACAGTCAGCTCGGAAACTCCTTCTTCTGAAGCTAGTTTACCGCCGATGATTGAAATAAATTCGGAGCCGGAAATCGTGCCTTGAATAATAATATTTTTATCATCGATCGTCTGGGCGCCGTCCTCCAGCTTCTTTTCATTTACATAATCTTTATAGGATTGGCCCAGCTTGTCGAAGCCTTCCTTCGTCTTGAAAACAAGCAAAACCGATTTTTTGCCGTTATCGATATTTTCAGTCGAATTTATAATAACCGCATCATCGGGAATCGGGAAATCGGCAGGCAAATAATCGGGTCTTGCGCTTGCAGACGATTCTCCGTCACCCTTTGTTTCTGTCTTACCCTCATCTGAAGGAGCTGGTGAGGCAGCAGCATCGCTTGGCGTCGCTTCCGCTCCAGGGCTTGCGCTTTCCGCAGTATTTCCCGGCGCTACGCTCGCTGTTTCCTGTGGAGCTGTATTGGTTCCACCAGCAGCATTATTGCCGCAGGCGCTTACGACACCCGCTATAATAACAACTGACAATAAAGAAAACCATCTATTTTTTTTCATGTTATAACATCCTCTCATTTCATATGAAAATTCTCATGACAGCGGCAGCTTCCTGTTTAAAATAAACATGACAGTAAAATCGTTAAGCTCATTAAAGGCAAGCAAAAGCAATATTACCACATAAAGAAGAAGACGGCCAGCATTCACCATTCCCAAATATATCCATGTCATGGTTTCAGCCAGGCCTCATAGCTGCTCCTCAACGCAGTCAATTTTCCGACCAGGTCACCGTAATTTGTGAAACGCCAGCTTCTGAAAGTGTCGTGCCCAACAGCCAAATGGAATGTGTTTTATCGATCGAGCCCTCAATCATAAGCTTCGAATCCGCAAACGTCACACTGCCGTCTTCCAGCTTTTTATCTATCGCATAAGCTTGATAAAGGTCAGCAAGCTCATCCATCGACTTTTTCGTCGTAAAATTGAGCAGTATCACTTTTTTGCCCTCATTTACCGAATTCGAGGCAGTCACGAAAACAGCATCATCGGGAATCGGAAAATCGCTTGGCAACTCAGCCGGTCTCGCAATAGCCGAAGTCGGTTCACTGCTCGCTGGCAGCTCGTCTGCCTCCGGCTCCGAAAGCGCTTCTTGTTGATCGGCTGCTGCCATCCCGGGCCATGTCTGGTCCACTGAAGCTGGGGCCCCGCTACCTCCATCCCCCGCCTCATCGCTGCAAGCACCAAGCCATACGGAAATACTCACCATCGTAATTAAGGAGAGTACTTTGCTTCTTTTCATTACGTTAAACATCCCTTCAACTGCTATTTTCCTTGGCATCGCAGCTTCGGCTGCCTAAACCATGCTTTCTACTGATTCAGCATACCTCCTAACACTTTTCTTTACTTGCATATGCCTCATTTGCGCCGAATCAATATGTTGCTCTGTATAGCTATTACACCTTTTTGAGCAGGTTGTAACAGCTTTAGCGCTATTTTCTGAAAATAAAGCTCATGGAGCACATAAAAAAAGACGGCTTGCGCCGTCTCCTTGTGCCAATATTCGATTAAGCCATATAGTCGCTGCCTTCGAAAAATTCAAAGGTGAAATCGCCGATTTGCACCGTGTCGCCATCTTTAGCGCCATGCTTGCGCAGCGCTGCATCAACACCCATTTTCCGCATAATTTGGGCAAAACGCATGACTGAGTCATACGAAGTGACCTTCATACGCTTCAAATATTTCTCGATGCTTTCGCTCTCGACTACGTACAGCTCGTTCTCCTTGCGAATCGTATAGCTGGATTCCTCGCGTTTCTCGAACGTAAACACCTTGCGCTCCGTAACATCCTTCACTTCTTCGATCTCCAGCTCGTCAGGAACCGACTCCAGCGTATCCATCGCCTTGTACAACAGCTCCTGAACACCCTGCTTCGTCAAAGAAGACATCGGCACAATGAGGTATTCCTTCTCGCCGCGCACTTCCTCCAGCTGCTGCTTGAACTTCTCCAAGTGCTCGGCCGCTTCCGGCATATCCATCTTGTTAGCCGCAATAATTTGCGGACGGTCGGCCAGCTTCTCATTGTAGAGCACCAGCTCTTCATTGATTTGCAGCCAATCCTCAAACGGATCGCGCCCCTCAGAGCCGGACATATCCAGCACGTGGATGATTACGCGAGTACGCTCGACATGGCGTAAAAACTCATGTCCAAGACCTACGCCCTCATGCGCGCCTTCAATTAATCCCGGTAAATCCGCCATTACAAAGCTGCGGTCATCACCAACGTCTACAACCCCTAAATTCGGCGTTAGCGTTGTAAAATGATACGCGCCGATTTTAGGCTTGGCCCCGGATACGACCGACAGCAAGGTGGACTTGCCTACGCTTGGGAATCCGACTAGACCTACGTCTGCCATTACCTTAAGCTCAAGCACAATCCAGCGTTCTTGGCCTTCTTCACCCGTCTCGGCAATATCCGGAGCCGGGTTGTTAATCGTTGCAAACCTAGTATTGCCGCGTCCGCCGCGTCCGCCCTTTGCTACAATAATTTCCTGGCCATGGCGTGTCATGTCGGCAATGATTTCCTGCGAGTCATCGTCAATAATGATCGTGCCGGGAGGAATGCGTACGATCATATCATCCGCACCTGCACCATGCATGCTCTTCACTTTGCCGCGCTCGCCGCGCTCGCCTTTAAAATGCTTCTGATAGCGGAAATCCATCAGCGTGCGCAAGCCTTCATCTACGCGAAAAATAATATTTCCGCCTTTACCGCCATCGCCACCGGCAGGCCCGCCCTCCGGTACGTATTTCTCACGACGATAGGAGACGATGCCGTCGCCGCCGTTGCCGCCTTTTACAAATATTTTCGCTTTATCCACAAACATGTTGTGCCCCCGTTCAAGCGCGCTTTTCCGCCTTAAGCCGTATTTCCTCCTGCGGATGTTCAATATCGACCGCCTGCAGAGCCGCGCCTTTCAACTGCTGTTTTATTTGATCCTTCAATTGTTGCTCGTCAATTAGCTCGCCTTCCAGATCGAAAGCAACGTGGAGCTGCTGCCCGTCCCAATCCAGTGCCAGCGTAAGTACGGCGACTTCGCCAAAACCAGGCTTAACCGCCAGACGATAGCCATTCATTATGCCAATCAATGCTTCGGAGATTTCGGTGCTGGCAAGCGGCAGTTCAACTAAATTCAAATCCTGCTCAATGTCCACCTTCAGCTCAAGCGAGCTTGTCAGTGTACGAAAGCCCTGGATGTAGCTGACGAGCGCCGGCTCCCCAAGCTTTGAAATTTGGCTCTCCGTAAGCATCTTTGCCCTTATTTTCTCCACATATTCCACCGTTTTATCCGGTTTCTGCATCCGTGTGTAGCCATATAGCACTTGCAGATCGTTCATCCAGTCATGCCGATGATGGTTAAGCGTCCTCATCCCCGCGGCCTGCAGGCTGTGTATCGTAAGCGCGAGCTGCTTCGCATGCTCACGCCGCTCCGAGCGAATCCAGATGGCTGCAGCAGCCGCAAACCAAAGCATGAAAAGCACAAGCAGCCAGACTGACGAAGGCCATACAAGCATAGCCACAGCCGGTAGCACAATAGAAAAAGCCGCGATGTGCTTTGCCGATTTAATGCGATCCATTCATTGATCCCACTTTCTCCCGCATGTTTCCCAGCTAATTCAGTATAACATGTCGCTGCATTAGCCGATAGGTCTTTAAGCAGCAAATGCCCCGGCCTACACGCGAGGCCGGGGCATTTGCTGCTATTATGCTTCTACTGCTGCGGCTACTGGAGCCAGGTCCACTGGATACACGCTCACTTTTTTGCGATCGCGTCCCCAACGCTCAAACTTTACAACGCCTTCGACTTTCGCATAAAGCGTATCGTCTTTGCCGATGCCTACGTTAGTTCCTGGGTGAATTTTTGTTCCGCGTTGACGGAACAAGATGCTTCCAGCAGATACGGTTTGACCGTCAGCACGTTTAGCGCCAAGACGCTTCGATTGACTGTCACGTCCGTTCTTTGTGGAACCTACACCTTTCTTCGAAGCGAAAAGCTGAAGATTCAGTTTCAACATGAGATTTCCCTCCCTCATTCAAGAGATTGTTGTTTAATCACAACATATTTTCCGTAGGACTCTGCAATCGTATTAAGCATCACGATCATCGACTCCAGCAGCAGCTGCACCTTATGAGCGGTTTCCTGATCAGCTATAACCGGAATATCCGATGATAGCCATCCATTGTCCATTGCATAAGGAAGCTTCACCTCTGCCAGAGCTTCAATCGAGTTGACCGTACCGACTGATACAGCCGATACGCCAGCGCAGACGATGTCTTTGCCGTGCTTCGCATACTTCGCATGACCTTTAATCTTAAACGATGTAATCCGCTTGTCAGCATTTCGTACAATCGTAACCGTGATCATAATAATCCTCTTACGCTTGGATTTTGCCGATCGTTACTTTTGTGTACGGTTGACGATGACCTTGCTTACGACGGTAGTTCTTTTTGGCTTTGTATTTGTAAACGATGATCTTTTGGCCTCTGCCTTGTTTTTCAACAGTAGCAGAAACAGTAGCGCCGGAAATAACTGGAGTACCAGTTACAAGACCGTCAGCACCGGATACAGCCAACACGCGATCAAACGTTACGCTTTCGCCTGCATTGGCGTTCAGTTTTTCGATGAAAAGCACATCGCCTTCCTGAACTTTGTATTGCTTGCCGCCAGTTTCGATAATTGCGAACATTGTGAGTGCACCTCCTTATTGTCGAAGACTCGCCTAATCCAGGTGAATGGCAGCATGGGCTGCTATTGCTTGTACCCGATCGGAGCGGTATCTGCAAGTCCGCTGTATATAACAATCAGACATACTTGAACATTTTAGCATACAAAATAGAATCAAGCAACCTCTATTCTCCGCAAATGTCTAGCAGCAAAACGATTTTCCCCGCTTTATTGTCCCAATAATTTTAATTTTGTATAATGAGGCCAGTCTTATCGAACGCTTTTTATGCAGAAGCATCTGTCTGAAGCGAGCACGCAATGACAGGCAGACGGTACATCGTTCATGCTACCATTTAAAAGCAAAGGAAGGTTTTGCGGCATGGATGCCATACTTCGAATGAAAGATGCGCTCGACCTCATGGAGCAAAAAATGGAGGAGCGCCTCGACATCGCCGAAATCGCCAAAGCCGCCTATGTTTCGCCATTCCATTTTCAGCGGATGTTCCACATGCTGACGGGAATGACGGTAGCGGAATATATTCGCAGGCGCAAGCTGACACTCGCGGCACAGGAGCTGACGTCAAGCACCATTAAAGTCGTAGATGTTGCTTTAAAATACGGCTATGATTCCCCAGAATCCTTTTCCAAGGCGTTTCGCCGCATTCATGGCATCTCGCCGTCGAAAGCGAGAGCACTGGGCGTTTCATTGAAAGCATTCCCCCGCATTTCATTCCAGCTATCATTGAAAGGAGACAAGGACATGGATTATCGGATCGTGGAAAAAGAAGCTTTTCAAATTGTCGGCTTGTCCTATGAAGTAAGCTGTAAGAACGGACAAAATTTCATCGACATCCCTAAACTATGGGAGGCATTCAACCATAGCGATGCGCCCGCCGAGCTGTATTCCAAAGGAGACGGGGCTATTATCGGTGTCTGCCTGGACGGCCAGCCTGATAAAGAAACCTTTACCTATATGATTGCCACTAAAGTGACGCCTAATGAAGCTGATTCAGAAAAGAAATATATTGCCCGCACCGTTCCTGCGGCTACATAGGCCATCTTCACTTCGACCGGCCCTCTGCCGGATTCGCTTCAAAACGTATTCCGCCGCATATTCCAGGAATGGTTTCCCGCAACTGGCTATGAGCATTCTGGAGGCCCGGAGCTGGAGGTTTATTTTGAAGGCGATACTTGCGCTGAGGATTACCACTGCGAAGTGTGGATTCCGATTATGAAAAAATGATCCGCTTAAAATGATGCGAATCACTAGTCACCGCGTGAATTAGTCATTGCGCGTTATGCTCGCAGGTGAACAGCCAAATTAGCTGCAGCCTGCTGAAATCAGCAAAAGCGACCACTGGAGGGAGGCCCTTCAGTGGTCGCTTTCTTAATTTGCACATACCATCTTCATAATGTTGTTTCATGCTTAAGCCTGCAACTTCCTTCCGCTTCCTCCGCAGCACGGGCAGCGCTCCGTCAGCTGGCCCGCCGCACCCTCCCGCGCCTTTTTGCGGGTCACTTCCATAAGCCCCAGCCTTGTCCAGCCAACGACCGAGCATTTTGTCCGGTCCCGCCTTGCCCATTCATTCAGGCGTGCCATAATCCGCTCGCGGTTTGGTTCATTTTCCATATCGATAAAATCAATAATAATGATTCCGCCCACATCACGAAGCCGCAGCAGCCGGGCAATCTCATCAGCCGCCTC from the Paenibacillus sp. BIHB 4019 genome contains:
- the obgE gene encoding GTPase ObgE, producing the protein MFVDKAKIFVKGGNGGDGIVSYRREKYVPEGGPAGGDGGKGGNIIFRVDEGLRTLMDFRYQKHFKGERGERGKVKSMHGAGADDMIVRIPPGTIIIDDDSQEIIADMTRHGQEIIVAKGGRGGRGNTRFATINNPAPDIAETGEEGQERWIVLELKVMADVGLVGFPSVGKSTLLSVVSGAKPKIGAYHFTTLTPNLGVVDVGDDRSFVMADLPGLIEGAHEGVGLGHEFLRHVERTRVIIHVLDMSGSEGRDPFEDWLQINEELVLYNEKLADRPQIIAANKMDMPEAAEHLEKFKQQLEEVRGEKEYLIVPMSSLTKQGVQELLYKAMDTLESVPDELEIEEVKDVTERKVFTFEKREESSYTIRKENELYVVESESIEKYLKRMKVTSYDSVMRFAQIMRKMGVDAALRKHGAKDGDTVQIGDFTFEFFEGSDYMA
- a CDS encoding Spo0B domain-containing protein; its protein translation is MDRIKSAKHIAAFSIVLPAVAMLVWPSSVWLLVLFMLWFAAAAAIWIRSERREHAKQLALTIHSLQAAGMRTLNHHRHDWMNDLQVLYGYTRMQKPDKTVEYVEKIRAKMLTESQISKLGEPALVSYIQGFRTLTSSLELKVDIEQDLNLVELPLASTEISEALIGIMNGYRLAVKPGFGEVAVLTLALDWDGQQLHVAFDLEGELIDEQQLKDQIKQQLKGAALQAVDIEHPQEEIRLKAEKRA
- the rpmA gene encoding 50S ribosomal protein L27, whose protein sequence is MLKLNLQLFASKKGVGSTKNGRDSQSKRLGAKRADGQTVSAGSILFRQRGTKIHPGTNVGIGKDDTLYAKVEGVVKFERWGRDRKKVSVYPVDLAPVAAAVEA
- a CDS encoding ribosomal-processing cysteine protease Prp, giving the protein MITVTIVRNADKRITSFKIKGHAKYAKHGKDIVCAGVSAVSVGTVNSIEALAEVKLPYAMDNGWLSSDIPVIADQETAHKVQLLLESMIVMLNTIAESYGKYVVIKQQSLE
- the rplU gene encoding 50S ribosomal protein L21; the protein is MFAIIETGGKQYKVQEGDVLFIEKLNANAGESVTFDRVLAVSGADGLVTGTPVISGATVSATVEKQGRGQKIIVYKYKAKKNYRRKQGHRQPYTKVTIGKIQA